One Sporomusaceae bacterium ACPt DNA window includes the following coding sequences:
- the hemE_3 gene encoding Uroporphyrinogen decarboxylase — translation MTEVCVAYLAPSIAKEAKVLSIAEPTASGDLISRRHFEEFVAPYIGKVAKRLKEKGAYITLHICGNIKDRLHLVPYLHIDMLSLDYKVDLRLAQNILAGRTAVAGNMNPVLLKDAAPDNIIQAARQCIDQAGRAENYILMPGCDIPPGVPLANVIAFIGAGQ, via the coding sequence ATGACCGAAGTTTGTGTAGCTTATCTGGCGCCGTCCATAGCCAAAGAGGCTAAGGTATTATCAATTGCTGAACCTACTGCCTCCGGTGACCTTATTTCTCGCCGGCATTTTGAAGAATTCGTTGCGCCGTATATTGGCAAGGTAGCCAAGCGGCTTAAAGAAAAAGGGGCCTATATTACTCTGCATATTTGCGGCAATATTAAAGACCGGCTGCACCTTGTTCCCTATTTACATATTGACATGTTATCTCTTGATTATAAGGTTGACCTAAGGTTGGCTCAGAACATTCTGGCCGGGAGAACAGCGGTGGCTGGTAACATGAACCCGGTACTGCTTAAAGATGCTGCTCCTGATAATATTATCCAGGCAGCCAGGCAGTGTATTGACCAAGCCGGCCGGGCGGAAAACTATATACTTATGCCTGGCTGTGATATTCCTCCGGGAGTACCGCTGGCTAACGTAATTGCCTTTATCGGTGCGGGTCAATAA
- the nifD_1 gene encoding Nitrogenase molybdenum-iron protein alpha chain gives MSYFELKEPPRREDRLKACIAYGTTLGEVAGRRLRCTLADGERSFTQNSICLLLPALGTMNSIPNSVVLMHGGLGCGSSSHGGNAAVRAGNNQRWGIVKNGTWLSTGLTETDVIGGGETKLARAIIEVDRRYRPAVIFVVASCVPGIIGDDVDGVAEQVQAEVQAKILPVHCEGFKTKIWATAYDAVYHAIGKTLLPNSREISIKEKAGPLINLMNMSSMGRGDEQELERLLKVLGFDVNIFPVFADPDNMRRMTQADLSVSTCPTHDDYMLKHLKDKYGIPFIIRHMPIGIANTGKWLQDVAEFFGLGSQAQAIIACEEAELKAALEPLRSMFQGKKAFVSAGEFRALSTAILLAELGFEVVGIRAFHHDEFAEVEYEKLVRITGTDCPLNIANCQPFEEANLLRRIKPDVFLGHMNGNSTAAKLGISTHVVYNVGLNYVGYRGAYELARRLYRQLKNPRFNRNLSRFASLPYQESWYQENPFKYIKTAGGDGDE, from the coding sequence ATGAGCTATTTTGAACTAAAAGAGCCGCCACGGCGGGAGGACAGACTCAAAGCATGCATTGCCTACGGGACAACATTGGGAGAAGTGGCTGGCCGCCGGCTGCGCTGCACTTTGGCTGACGGAGAGCGCAGTTTTACCCAAAATTCCATCTGCCTGCTCTTACCGGCGTTAGGGACTATGAACAGCATACCCAATAGTGTAGTGCTTATGCACGGCGGTCTGGGATGCGGGTCATCCAGCCACGGCGGCAATGCCGCCGTTCGTGCCGGTAACAATCAGCGCTGGGGTATAGTAAAGAACGGCACCTGGTTGTCTACCGGCCTAACCGAAACCGATGTTATCGGCGGTGGCGAAACCAAACTGGCCCGAGCCATCATAGAAGTTGACCGGCGCTACCGGCCTGCTGTTATTTTTGTAGTGGCCAGCTGCGTTCCTGGCATAATCGGTGATGATGTGGATGGGGTGGCTGAACAGGTTCAAGCTGAAGTACAAGCCAAAATTTTGCCTGTCCATTGCGAAGGCTTTAAGACCAAAATCTGGGCGACAGCCTATGACGCTGTGTATCACGCCATCGGCAAAACGCTGTTACCCAATAGCAGGGAAATATCCATTAAAGAAAAAGCCGGTCCCTTAATAAATTTAATGAATATGTCTTCAATGGGGAGGGGAGACGAACAAGAGCTTGAGCGTTTGCTTAAGGTACTGGGTTTTGATGTTAACATATTCCCGGTGTTTGCTGATCCTGATAATATGCGGCGCATGACCCAGGCTGACTTATCGGTCAGCACTTGTCCGACCCATGATGATTATATGTTGAAACATTTGAAGGATAAATACGGGATACCGTTTATTATCAGACATATGCCAATCGGTATCGCGAATACCGGTAAATGGCTGCAGGATGTGGCCGAGTTTTTTGGTTTGGGTTCACAGGCCCAGGCTATCATTGCTTGTGAAGAAGCAGAACTTAAGGCGGCACTCGAACCATTGAGATCCATGTTCCAGGGGAAGAAGGCGTTTGTCAGCGCGGGTGAATTTCGGGCATTGTCTACTGCTATACTGCTGGCAGAATTAGGCTTTGAAGTAGTGGGAATCCGTGCTTTCCACCATGACGAGTTTGCTGAAGTAGAATACGAAAAGCTAGTTCGGATAACCGGCACAGACTGTCCCCTGAATATTGCCAACTGCCAGCCGTTTGAAGAGGCAAATTTGCTGCGACGGATAAAGCCGGATGTGTTTCTTGGCCATATGAACGGCAACAGCACAGCGGCTAAACTTGGTATTAGTACCCATGTCGTTTATAATGTCGGTCTCAACTATGTAGGCTACCGGGGCGCCTATGAACTGGCCCGCCGTTTATACCGGCAATTAAAAAATCCCCGGTTTAACCGTAATCTCAGCCGGTTTGCCAGTCTGCCGTACCAAGAATCCTGGTATCAAGAGAATCCATTTAAGTATATCAAGACTGCGGGAGGTGACGGGGATGAGTGA
- the mccB_2 gene encoding Cystathionine gamma-lyase: MKSLKFATQAVHAGLVTDKTTGAISTPIYQTATFRHPALGQSTGFDYSRSQNPTRQAVEEALAILEAGHAGFAFATGMAAITAVLMLYRPGDHLIVTEDCYGGTYRVLDKILVQFGLEVNFVDTSNLEEIRKVIKPNTKAIIVETPTNPLMKIADIAAIVALARKNPARPIHTIVDNTFLSPYFQRPLTLGADLVIHSGTKYLAGHNDVVCGVVVTGNACLSEQIKFIQNAAGAVLGPQDSWLLMRGLKTLVLRMRRHQENALTIAKWLKNHPSVTAVYYPGLAEHPGKAIHDAQATGYGGMLSFSVDHPRLPEQILRKVKVHQFAESLGGVESLITFPSVQTHADMPLDLRRRLGINEYLLRLSVGIEDVDDLIADLDQAMSK; this comes from the coding sequence ATGAAATCATTAAAATTCGCTACTCAAGCCGTCCATGCCGGTCTTGTGACCGATAAAACAACCGGCGCCATCAGCACACCGATTTACCAGACCGCTACCTTCCGCCATCCGGCTTTAGGTCAAAGCACCGGTTTTGACTATTCCCGGTCGCAAAACCCTACCCGTCAAGCTGTTGAAGAAGCTTTAGCCATTCTGGAAGCAGGCCATGCAGGCTTTGCCTTTGCCACAGGCATGGCCGCAATTACCGCCGTCCTGATGCTGTACCGCCCGGGCGACCACCTTATTGTGACTGAAGACTGTTATGGCGGCACATACAGGGTACTAGACAAAATCCTTGTCCAGTTCGGTCTGGAAGTAAACTTTGTTGATACCAGTAACCTGGAAGAAATCCGGAAAGTTATCAAACCAAATACTAAAGCCATTATTGTAGAAACCCCTACCAACCCATTGATGAAAATAGCCGATATTGCCGCCATCGTAGCTTTGGCCCGGAAAAACCCTGCCAGACCAATCCATACTATTGTCGACAATACTTTTCTTTCACCGTATTTTCAGCGACCGCTGACCTTGGGCGCCGACCTTGTCATCCATAGCGGCACCAAGTATCTGGCCGGCCACAATGATGTGGTATGCGGTGTAGTGGTCACAGGCAATGCCTGTCTTTCCGAACAAATTAAATTTATCCAGAACGCCGCTGGCGCTGTCCTCGGTCCCCAGGACAGCTGGCTGCTTATGAGAGGACTAAAAACACTGGTCCTTAGGATGCGCCGACACCAGGAAAATGCATTAACTATCGCTAAATGGCTGAAAAATCACCCGAGTGTAACTGCAGTCTATTATCCCGGGCTTGCAGAACACCCAGGCAAAGCTATCCATGATGCTCAGGCCACCGGGTATGGCGGCATGTTATCTTTCTCAGTCGACCACCCCCGGCTCCCGGAACAAATATTACGCAAAGTCAAAGTGCACCAATTTGCCGAAAGCCTAGGCGGTGTCGAATCGTTGATTACTTTTCCGTCAGTACAAACCCATGCCGACATGCCGCTTGACCTTCGCCGGCGTCTTGGTATTAATGAATACCTGCTCCGCCTGTCAGTCGGCATTGAAGACGTCGATGACCTTATTGCTGATCTTGACCAAGCAATGTCCAAATAA
- the glmS_3 gene encoding Glutamate mutase sigma subunit, which produces MTQNTDHLKETVLQELKAAVVNMDEEQAVVTANKAVTSNIDAYEAIEQGLAAGMEEAGKLFEAEEYFIPELLMCSDAMYAGLNILRPHLKKQETDGDKLKVVIGVIEGDTHDIGKNLVKIMLETAGYEIIDLGRDVPPGTFVSRAQAESASIIAISTLMTTTMDGMAEVIRLLNKKNIRNGFKVMIGGGPVSQAFADRIGADGYAVNAADAVRLARRLTGGAA; this is translated from the coding sequence ATGACACAAAACACAGACCATCTTAAGGAAACAGTTCTCCAAGAACTGAAGGCTGCTGTCGTTAATATGGATGAGGAACAGGCAGTAGTAACAGCCAATAAGGCAGTTACCAGTAACATTGATGCCTATGAAGCAATTGAGCAAGGACTGGCGGCCGGTATGGAAGAAGCCGGCAAACTCTTCGAAGCGGAAGAGTACTTTATTCCTGAACTTCTGATGTGTTCTGACGCCATGTACGCCGGTCTTAACATACTGAGGCCGCATCTTAAGAAACAGGAGACAGATGGCGACAAATTAAAAGTGGTAATTGGCGTAATTGAAGGCGATACTCATGACATTGGCAAAAACCTGGTCAAAATCATGTTGGAAACAGCCGGTTATGAAATCATTGATCTGGGCCGGGATGTACCGCCTGGTACCTTTGTTAGCCGGGCTCAAGCGGAAAGCGCCTCGATTATCGCCATATCCACGTTGATGACAACTACTATGGACGGTATGGCCGAAGTCATTCGTTTGTTGAACAAGAAAAATATCCGGAATGGATTTAAAGTCATGATTGGCGGCGGTCCGGTATCTCAGGCCTTCGCGGACCGGATTGGGGCCGACGGCTATGCCGTTAACGCTGCCGATGCGGTCCGTTTGGCCCGGCGTCTGACAGGAGGCGCTGCTTGA
- the hemE_4 gene encoding Uroporphyrinogen decarboxylase yields the protein MVKDQMTPIERITAYNQGRPVDRLPCVPIIGNTAARVIGVKVSELPQDGKLLAKAQIEAYRRFGYDIVRIFTDLYGQAEAMGAVVRYPDDETAFLDRPAITDVKQIDNLTPADPYHDGHLPRYLEAMKIAVDTIGNEVPVTGALTGPFTNASFLIGAETLTRLVGKNPEAVHRLCRLSLETCLNYAKAIIDAGCTPSLTDPMSSATIISPGYFKEFSFPYLKQLIDYIHSRGKPVTLHICGKTAKIWDQMAEAGANCISIDNAASLTEAKRQVGDRVRLMGNVKPSEIMLQGTPADIRLAVLDAVREAWDNPKGYIVASGCSLPTETPFINIDAMLDAVREIGYPLTEEKLFDLQRRWS from the coding sequence ATGGTCAAAGATCAAATGACCCCTATCGAACGTATTACAGCCTACAATCAAGGCCGCCCGGTAGACCGCCTGCCGTGCGTACCCATTATCGGCAATACGGCAGCCCGGGTAATTGGTGTCAAAGTTTCAGAACTGCCACAAGACGGAAAACTACTGGCTAAAGCCCAAATTGAAGCATATCGCCGGTTCGGTTATGACATTGTCCGTATTTTTACTGATTTATATGGCCAAGCCGAGGCCATGGGCGCTGTTGTCCGCTATCCTGATGATGAAACAGCTTTTCTTGACCGGCCAGCCATAACCGATGTTAAACAGATTGATAACCTAACACCTGCTGACCCGTATCATGACGGCCATCTGCCCCGCTACCTGGAAGCAATGAAGATTGCGGTAGATACAATCGGCAATGAAGTACCTGTAACCGGCGCACTAACCGGCCCCTTTACCAATGCTTCGTTCTTAATTGGCGCCGAAACCCTGACCCGGCTGGTCGGTAAAAATCCTGAAGCTGTACACCGTTTATGCCGCCTGTCGCTGGAAACCTGTTTAAACTACGCCAAAGCGATCATTGACGCCGGCTGCACCCCCAGCTTGACTGACCCCATGTCGTCTGCTACCATCATCAGTCCCGGATATTTCAAAGAATTTTCCTTCCCATACCTGAAACAGCTGATTGATTATATTCACTCCCGTGGCAAACCGGTCACCCTCCACATCTGCGGCAAGACCGCAAAAATCTGGGATCAGATGGCTGAGGCCGGTGCCAACTGCATCAGTATTGACAATGCCGCCAGCCTGACTGAAGCCAAACGCCAGGTGGGTGACCGGGTCCGGCTCATGGGCAATGTTAAGCCCTCAGAGATTATGTTACAAGGCACTCCTGCCGATATCCGCCTGGCCGTGCTTGATGCTGTCCGGGAAGCCTGGGACAATCCCAAAGGATATATTGTGGCCTCAGGCTGCAGTCTACCGACCGAAACTCCATTCATTAACATTGACGCTATGCTTGACGCCGTAAGAGAAATAGGCTATCCCCTAACAGAAGAAAAACTTTTTGATCTACAGCGGAGGTGGAGTTAA
- the hemE_5 gene encoding Uroporphyrinogen decarboxylase, producing MPTLTAKERLLGVLQKQPVDRPPVICTGGMMNAAIVDVMQRSGQTLPAAHSDAVLMAGLAAAVQQYTGFENLGLPFCMTVEAEVLGSEIDLGTLECEPKITREAFSSAAAVVYKDIPTMLSSGRIATVCQAAAILAKQHPDIPVIGSLTGPVSTAASIVDPVQFLKDLRKDPVSSHRLLDYVTGFLIAYALALIDHGAAVIAIGDPTATGEILGPKMFAEYPVVYINRLIAAVHQKQVPVILHICGNLSSAKHLLPAFKADAISTDAIVNLKQLKDEFPGITTMGNISTYLLEYGPAEKVALQTSNLIADGVNIISPACGLSTSSALSHIRAMTSTVKKE from the coding sequence GTGCCAACCCTAACTGCCAAAGAACGCCTGCTGGGCGTTCTGCAAAAACAACCGGTTGACCGCCCGCCGGTTATTTGTACCGGAGGGATGATGAACGCTGCCATTGTCGATGTTATGCAGCGTTCCGGGCAGACCCTGCCTGCCGCTCATTCCGACGCCGTTCTTATGGCCGGATTGGCTGCAGCTGTACAACAATATACCGGTTTTGAAAACCTGGGCCTGCCTTTTTGCATGACGGTGGAAGCCGAGGTTCTGGGCAGCGAAATTGATTTAGGCACACTGGAATGCGAGCCTAAAATCACCCGCGAAGCATTTTCATCCGCAGCTGCTGTCGTATATAAAGATATCCCAACTATGCTAAGTTCCGGCAGAATTGCCACGGTATGCCAGGCGGCAGCCATCCTGGCAAAACAGCATCCCGACATTCCGGTAATTGGCAGTCTGACCGGCCCGGTAAGTACGGCGGCATCCATAGTTGACCCGGTACAATTCCTGAAAGATTTACGCAAAGACCCTGTTTCCTCCCACCGGCTTCTTGACTATGTCACAGGCTTTCTGATTGCCTATGCCCTCGCGCTCATCGACCATGGCGCCGCCGTCATTGCCATTGGTGACCCTACGGCCACGGGAGAAATCCTCGGACCCAAGATGTTTGCCGAATACCCGGTTGTTTATATTAACAGACTGATTGCTGCTGTCCATCAAAAACAAGTCCCGGTTATTCTTCATATTTGCGGTAACTTGAGCAGCGCCAAGCATCTCCTGCCTGCATTCAAGGCCGATGCCATCAGCACTGACGCCATCGTGAACTTAAAACAGCTTAAAGACGAGTTTCCCGGCATAACTACTATGGGAAATATCAGTACGTATCTGCTAGAATACGGCCCTGCCGAAAAAGTGGCCCTGCAAACCAGCAACTTAATAGCCGATGGCGTAAACATCATATCCCCAGCCTGCGGCCTGAGCACCTCCAGTGCCTTGTCGCATATCCGGGCGATGACATCTACGGTAAAGAAGGAGTGA
- the nrtD_2 gene encoding Nitrate import ATP-binding protein NrtD: MAALTLDSVSLTYPGDEHPAVTDLSLTIKEGEFMAVVGPSGCGKSSTIGLLAGLTAPTSGRIYLNGLPIRGPGPDRAIVFQDYSLFPWMTALDNIVFALKESGRASGLSAEQEAHHLLSMVGLSSVRSKYPGELSGGMRQRVAIARAFALDAPVYLMDEPFGAVDAKNRVSLQELLLQLWVGAGKKKTVFLVTHDIDEALYLADHIAVFTPGPGRIKKIIEVPFPRPRRRFLLVQDPLYTGLRNEILSLLQQEILEELLEVEGGSGI, translated from the coding sequence GTGGCTGCCCTGACTCTGGACTCTGTATCCCTTACTTATCCGGGCGATGAACACCCGGCCGTAACTGATTTATCCCTAACAATCAAGGAAGGCGAATTTATGGCGGTAGTTGGCCCCAGCGGCTGCGGCAAAAGCTCCACCATCGGCCTCTTAGCAGGACTTACCGCGCCGACCTCTGGCAGAATTTATCTTAACGGGCTTCCCATCCGGGGGCCAGGGCCAGACCGGGCCATTGTTTTCCAAGACTATTCCCTCTTCCCCTGGATGACAGCCCTTGACAACATTGTTTTTGCCCTGAAAGAATCCGGCCGTGCCAGTGGATTAAGCGCCGAACAAGAGGCGCATCACCTACTGAGTATGGTGGGGCTGAGTAGTGTCCGCTCTAAATACCCTGGTGAACTTTCAGGCGGCATGAGGCAGCGGGTGGCTATCGCCCGTGCCTTTGCCTTAGATGCTCCTGTTTATCTAATGGATGAGCCCTTTGGCGCCGTTGACGCCAAAAACCGGGTAAGTTTACAGGAACTCCTCCTCCAGTTGTGGGTGGGAGCAGGTAAAAAGAAAACTGTTTTTCTCGTAACTCATGACATTGACGAAGCCCTCTATCTTGCCGACCACATCGCCGTCTTTACTCCTGGTCCTGGTAGAATCAAAAAAATTATCGAAGTTCCCTTCCCCAGGCCCAGAAGACGTTTTTTACTTGTCCAAGATCCCCTATATACCGGACTGCGAAATGAGATTTTATCTTTGCTTCAACAGGAAATTCTTGAAGAATTACTAGAAGTAGAAGGAGGATCAGGCATATGA
- the cmpB gene encoding Bicarbonate transport system permease protein CmpB, which produces MIQTTRDRLLLAGLLLLVWQLTTVWLTLLDSALFPPPLKVLALLAEDREVFIKSLFSSMNLLFFGYSLALISAIPLGLIIGANRRLRLAIEPATNILGPIPPIVYIPYAIALLPTFTLSSIFVIFIGAFWPLFINTVSGVESLEKGLIDSARSLGVSRRSMLIHILLPGAMPHIVSGGAISLVLAFILLTAAEMIGATSGLGWYVKYFSDFADYPRVVAGIIVIGAVVLVLMTGYRRITCYLLRWKKIS; this is translated from the coding sequence ATGATCCAGACCACTCGCGATCGCTTGCTACTTGCAGGATTACTACTTTTAGTCTGGCAGTTGACAACAGTCTGGCTGACGCTTTTGGATTCTGCTCTCTTTCCGCCGCCGCTTAAAGTCTTAGCGTTACTTGCAGAAGACCGGGAAGTTTTTATAAAAAGCCTTTTCAGTTCTATGAATCTATTGTTCTTTGGCTATAGCCTTGCTCTTATCAGCGCCATTCCGCTTGGACTCATCATTGGCGCCAATCGCCGCTTGCGTTTAGCCATTGAACCAGCCACTAATATATTAGGACCTATTCCACCCATTGTTTACATCCCGTATGCAATCGCTCTCCTGCCAACTTTCACCCTTTCCTCCATATTTGTAATTTTTATCGGAGCCTTCTGGCCATTGTTCATCAATACAGTATCAGGAGTAGAATCTCTGGAAAAAGGACTTATTGACTCGGCAAGAAGTCTGGGAGTAAGCCGCCGGTCTATGCTGATTCATATTCTCTTGCCTGGCGCCATGCCGCATATTGTCAGCGGCGGAGCAATTAGCTTGGTACTGGCTTTCATTTTATTAACGGCGGCAGAGATGATCGGTGCCACCAGCGGCCTCGGCTGGTATGTAAAGTACTTTTCTGATTTTGCCGATTACCCGCGGGTAGTCGCCGGGATTATTGTCATCGGAGCAGTGGTGCTGGTATTGATGACCGGCTATCGCCGGATTACCTGTTACCTGTTACGCTGGAAAAAAATCTCTTAA
- the pepF1 gene encoding Oligoendopeptidase F, plasmid — protein sequence MSQTTTGLPSRDQVQSEYKWHVEDIYANEDLWQTDFAKVKDSLPQILQYKETLAQSAGKLLSCLKLRDDINITAGKLFAYARLHRDEDTANAKYQSLVGKTEGLLAEASAATSFIEPEILAIPDEILAAFRRDQSLAEYSFYFDNLTRLKQHVLSPAEEEILSRSVEATQASETTFNMLAHADMKFPEIAGEDGKIIALSEGRYRSLIMSTDRRVRKDAFTGLFGTYNAFRNTFAATLSGNVKKNMFYARTRKYNSTLESALSDGNIPVSVYENLVATINKNLAPLHRYVALKKKALNLDSIHMYDLYTPLAKEVKFNIAYSDGLKLVRDGLAPLGPEYSEILNKGLTSGWIDVYENKGKQTGAYCWGVYGVHPFVLLNYNNRLEDVSTLAHEMGHAIHSYYSQATQPYATSQYTIFTAEVASTTNEILLNDFLLKTTTDKQKKLYLINQYLEMVRTTVYRQTMFAEFEKSIYDKAESGETLTADLLDEMWHDLNAKYYGPEIVVDTEIDIEWARIPHFYWNFYVYQYVTGYAAATTLAENMLNESDGAQQRYIGFLKSGGSDYPINILKKAGVDMSTPQPIELTLNKFSNMLDELEKLLFSS from the coding sequence ATGTCGCAAACTACTACCGGCCTGCCATCCCGCGACCAAGTCCAGTCTGAATATAAGTGGCATGTTGAAGATATCTATGCTAATGAAGATTTGTGGCAAACCGACTTTGCCAAAGTAAAAGATTCCCTGCCGCAAATTCTTCAGTATAAAGAAACTTTGGCCCAATCAGCCGGGAAGCTTTTATCCTGCCTTAAACTACGGGATGATATTAACATTACGGCAGGTAAATTATTCGCTTATGCCCGTCTGCACCGCGATGAAGATACAGCCAATGCCAAATACCAATCACTTGTTGGCAAAACCGAAGGTTTGCTCGCCGAGGCCAGCGCTGCGACTTCGTTTATTGAGCCGGAAATTTTGGCTATACCAGACGAAATATTGGCCGCATTCCGCCGCGACCAGTCATTGGCTGAGTATAGTTTTTACTTTGACAATTTAACCCGTCTAAAGCAGCATGTATTATCACCGGCAGAAGAAGAAATTTTATCCCGGTCGGTCGAAGCCACACAAGCATCAGAAACGACATTTAACATGCTGGCCCATGCTGATATGAAATTTCCCGAAATTGCCGGCGAAGACGGCAAGATAATTGCGCTCAGTGAAGGCCGTTACCGTTCGCTCATTATGTCAACTGACCGCCGTGTGCGGAAAGATGCATTTACCGGCTTATTCGGCACATATAACGCCTTCCGTAATACTTTTGCGGCGACACTGTCAGGCAATGTCAAGAAAAACATGTTTTACGCCCGCACCCGCAAGTATAATTCAACATTAGAATCAGCGCTGTCTGACGGCAACATCCCGGTCAGTGTCTATGAGAATCTGGTGGCCACCATCAATAAAAATTTAGCGCCGCTCCACCGGTACGTTGCCCTCAAGAAAAAAGCTCTAAACCTTGACAGCATCCACATGTATGATCTATACACCCCATTAGCCAAGGAAGTAAAATTTAATATCGCCTACTCTGACGGCCTAAAATTGGTACGTGACGGCCTAGCGCCACTGGGGCCTGAATACTCGGAGATTTTGAATAAAGGCCTGACTTCCGGCTGGATTGACGTCTATGAAAACAAAGGCAAGCAAACAGGTGCATACTGCTGGGGTGTATACGGCGTTCATCCATTTGTGCTCTTAAATTACAATAACCGACTCGAAGATGTCAGCACTCTGGCCCATGAAATGGGGCACGCGATCCACAGCTACTATAGCCAGGCCACCCAGCCGTATGCTACTTCCCAATACACCATTTTTACCGCCGAGGTGGCGTCAACGACCAATGAAATCCTGCTAAACGATTTTCTTTTGAAAACTACTACTGATAAGCAGAAAAAATTATACTTAATCAATCAGTATCTTGAAATGGTGCGGACTACCGTTTACCGGCAAACCATGTTTGCCGAATTTGAGAAGAGTATTTATGATAAGGCCGAAAGCGGCGAAACACTCACCGCTGATTTACTGGATGAAATGTGGCATGACCTTAATGCTAAATACTATGGCCCGGAAATAGTCGTTGACACCGAAATTGATATTGAATGGGCCAGAATTCCTCATTTTTACTGGAATTTCTATGTTTATCAGTATGTTACCGGCTATGCGGCAGCTACTACTTTAGCCGAAAATATGTTAAATGAAAGTGATGGTGCTCAGCAGCGTTATATTGGCTTTTTAAAGAGTGGCGGTTCAGACTACCCGATAAATATCCTCAAAAAAGCCGGAGTTGATATGTCAACACCACAGCCGATTGAGCTTACACTTAATAAGTTTTCAAATATGCTGGATGAATTGGAAAAATTATTATTCAGCTCTTGA
- the ligD_1 gene encoding Multifunctional non-homologous end joining DNA repair protein LigD → MPIIKPMLAKPGQLPSQGEYSFEIKWDGIRAICYIENNKLKIISRNLKDITGQYPELAMLAEAVSPNHQELILDGEIVAFDQAGLPSFSQLQHRMGLTGEKIIAKKMQEIPAHYIIFDILSLDRRKLLDKTYIERRTILESLGLNGPNWQTPGYKTGDGLAILTASRKLGLEGIIAKRLDSSYQAGKRTGAWLKIKNQHRQELVIGGWVPGQGVRQGQIGALLVGCYDVTPEAAAARGIPQRLLYAGKVGTGFTHSTLAKLAELLHPLSQNTNPFSQNPAVKHVQYVKPKLVGEFEFTEWTPNHTLRHPSFKGLRDDKDPRQIIREN, encoded by the coding sequence ATGCCGATAATCAAGCCAATGTTAGCTAAACCCGGACAACTTCCCAGCCAAGGTGAATATAGCTTTGAAATCAAATGGGACGGCATTAGAGCTATTTGCTACATAGAGAACAACAAGCTCAAAATTATCAGCCGCAACCTCAAAGATATTACCGGCCAATATCCCGAACTTGCTATGCTGGCTGAGGCGGTAAGCCCCAATCACCAGGAACTCATTCTGGATGGGGAAATTGTCGCCTTTGATCAGGCGGGACTGCCTTCCTTCTCCCAGCTTCAGCATCGCATGGGGCTAACCGGTGAAAAAATCATTGCGAAAAAAATGCAGGAGATTCCCGCCCATTATATCATTTTCGATATTTTATCCCTAGACAGAAGGAAGCTATTAGACAAGACATATATTGAGCGACGCACCATATTGGAAAGCCTGGGGCTCAACGGCCCTAACTGGCAGACTCCCGGCTATAAAACCGGTGATGGTCTAGCCATTCTGACTGCCAGCCGCAAACTGGGCCTTGAAGGCATTATCGCCAAACGCCTGGACAGTTCCTATCAAGCCGGCAAGCGTACCGGCGCATGGCTCAAAATCAAAAACCAGCACCGCCAGGAATTAGTTATCGGCGGTTGGGTACCAGGCCAAGGCGTACGCCAAGGTCAAATTGGCGCCCTGCTTGTCGGCTGTTATGATGTTACACCAGAAGCAGCAGCAGCTCGGGGCATCCCGCAACGCCTCTTATATGCCGGAAAAGTAGGTACAGGGTTCACTCACAGCACTTTAGCCAAACTCGCCGAGTTGCTGCACCCCCTGAGTCAAAACACCAACCCCTTCTCCCAAAATCCGGCGGTTAAGCATGTCCAGTATGTCAAGCCAAAACTAGTAGGCGAGTTTGAGTTTACCGAATGGACGCCCAATCATACCCTTCGCCATCCATCATTTAAAGGCTTAAGAGATGATAAAGACCCACGCCAGATAATACGCGAAAACTAA